One window of the Saccopteryx leptura isolate mSacLep1 chromosome 9, mSacLep1_pri_phased_curated, whole genome shotgun sequence genome contains the following:
- the PLEKHG2 gene encoding pleckstrin homology domain-containing family G member 2 isoform X1, translating into MPEEAGGLNLSKPSPRFGPGRRGEVCDCAAVCSTQTAASTTPAMASPRGSGSSTSLSTVGSEGDLAPGPTPACSASRPEPLPGPPIRLHLSPVGTSGSVKPSRLERVAREIVETERAYVRDLRSIVEDYLGPLLDGGVLGLSTEQVGMLFANIEDIYEFSSELLEDLEGSSTAQGIAECFVQRSEDFDIYTLYCMNYPSSLALLRELSLSPPAALWLQQRQARLHHSLPLQSFLLKPVQRILKYHLLLQELGKHWTEGPGTEGREMVEEAIVSMTAVAWYINDMKRKQEHAARLQEVQRRLGGWTGPELSAFGELVLEGSFRGGGGGGPRLRGGERLLFLFSRMLLVAKRRGPEYTYKGHIFCCNLSVSESPRDPLGFKVADLTIPKHRHLLQAKNQEEKRLWIHCLQRLFFENHPASIPAKAKQVLLENSLHCAPKSKPIPEPVTPPLGSPRPREARNFTPGRRNTAPSPGPSTIHRGRRQSEPVKDPYVVFPQNAKPRLKNAGSEGELYPHIQPQPPGPASEPPEDLEDTGPPTLDSSGTSITEEILELLNQRGLQDVGCPLQPSPHDIPKFPGDSQVPGDCERLTFPALPSRDSSEEEEELEMDERGPSPLHVLEGLEISSATEVPDIPGLIKSPAVLNLPEISSLSEIPPIPRLPSLSDVSSVFEMPCLPAIPSVPDTPGLKPDETLAAREKVLSGGSSGKLGEPSSGGRAGQEEEEEEEEEGEDRVSFPDFQPQDGTQDQGVQDELEFRSCSEIRSSWQALDQGQLAQPGFPEPLLILEDSDLSGGGGNGKPGAPSVERAASRVRELARLYSERIQQMQRAETRASANAPRRRPRALAQPQLSPCLSHEQAKPGSLPAFGHVLVCELAFPLTLAQESVPLGPAAHVQAAAPLYKQGGCLGGQGLDVSSLPEQDHPGIQIPGAPTLPEQGFWNFQLPATTPLPKQEGPLHVQVAAVTTLPDHEGHLEMQVPVTTPLPEQRGHGDTQLPATTFCPLQGCQIDTQVPTSPALPKQGSCSNVTVLATSPLPKQEGRLDCQSPANTPLTNEVGSRDVLSPATICGQAINPSLLHGSSLDHQIPANTPSPLEHNLPDIRVLGTSPLPACGDHLDHQIPANTPSPLEHNLPDIQVLGTSPLPACGDHLDHQIPANTPLSLPQDLSDTQAPAATALPPPQGIMDMQIPALPPSQKQEGLPDIQDPIDVPLLREQSLTALHVPKPAPLLEQKSLIDIHVPAATPLPEQEGSWDIQGLSCTPVQTTVVLSKSGGHSVSPVARSESSDLTPPQSPPLPTRQLLGPNAAALSRYLAASYISQSLARRQGPGGDTLPASRGAWSSSAPTSRAPSPPPQPQPPPPPARRLSYATTVNIHVGGGGRLQPAKAQVRLNHPSLLASTQEPVGFRRVQGAPDAPFHM; encoded by the exons ATGCCAGAGGAAGCCGGTGGATTGAACCTGTCTAAACCCAGCCCTCGCTTTGGCCCCGGCCGCAGAGGCGAAGTGTGTGACTGTGCGGCTGTGTGTAGCACGCAGACAG CAGCCTCTACAACCCCTGCCATGGCCTCCCCCCGAGGTTCTGGGAGCTCCACATCGCTGAGCACAGTGGGCTCTGAGGGGGACCTGGCTCCAGGGCCTACTCCTGCCTGCTCAGCCTCCAGGCCAGAGCCACTTCCAGGGCCCCCCATCCGCCTGCATCTGTCTCCTGTGGGGACTTCTGGTTCGGTGAAACCCTCGAGGCTGGAGCGTGTGGCCCGTGAGATCGTGGAGACCGAGCGGGCCTATGTCCGGGACCTCCGCAGCATTGTGGAG GATTACCTGGGCCCCCTGCTGGACGGCGGTGTGCTGGGGCTGAGCACGGAGCAGGTGGGCATGCTGTTCGCCAACATCGAGGACATCTACGAGTTCAGCAG tGAGCTCCTGGAGGACCTGGAGGGCAGCAGTACTGCCCAGGGCATTGCAGAGTGCTTTGTGCAGAGG AGTGAGGATTTTGACATCTATACTTTGTACTGCATGAACTACCCAAG CTCCCTGGCCCTGCTCCGAGAGCTGTCGCTGTCTCCACCAGCAGCCCTGTGGCTGCAACAGCGCCAGGCCCGGCTCCACCACTCGCTGCCTCTGCAGAGCTTCCTGCTGAAACCTGTTCAGCGCATCCTCAAGTACCATCTGTTGCTGCAG GAGCTAGGCAAGCACTGGACAGAGGGCCCAGGGACTGAGGGCCGCGAGATGGTGGAGGAGGCCATTGTGTCCATGACAGCAGTTGCCTGGTACATCAATGACATGAAACGCAAGCAGGAGCATGCTGCACGCCTGCAG GAAGTACAGCGGCGGCTGGGTGGCTGGACTGGCCCAGAGCTCAGCGCGTTTGGGGAGCTGGTGCTGGAAGGCTCATTCCGAGGCGGTGGAGGGGGAGGCCCCCGACTTCGAGGGGGTGAGCGGCTGCTCTTCTTGTTCTCACGGATGCTGCTTGTGGCCAAGCGCCGGGGGCCGGAATATACCTACAAGGGTCACATCTTT TGCTGCAACCTGAGTGTGAGTGAGAGCCCTCGTGACCCTCTAGGCTTCAAGGTGGCCGATCTAACCATTCCCAAGCACAGGCACCTGCTCCAG GCCAAGAACCAAGAAGAGAAGAGGCTGTGGATTCACTGTCTCCAGCGCCTTTTTTTTGAGAACCACCCTGCCTCCATCCCGGCCAAG GCAAAACAAGTTCTCCTTGAAAACAGCCTGCACT GTGCTCCTAAAAGTAAGCCAATTCCAGAGCCCGTGACACCCCCTCTTGGGTCTCCCCGACCTCGAGAGGCTAGGAATTTCACCCCTGGACGAAGGAACACAG CTCCGTCTCCAGGCCCCTCCACTATCCACCGAGGCCGTAGACAGTCTG AGCCAGTGAAGGACCCTTATGTCGTGTTTCCACAGAATG CTAAACCGAGGCTCAAG AATGCTGGCAGTGAGGGGGAGCTCTACCCCCACATACAGCCTCAGCCACCAGGTCCAGCTTCTGAACCCCCTGAGGACTTGGAGGATACTGGACCCCCCACGCTGGACTCCTCTGGGACCTCAATCACTGAAGAAATCCTGGAATTGCTGAACCAAAGAGGCCTTCAGGATGTGGGG TGCCCACTACAGCCATCCCCCCACGACATTCCCAAGTTCCCAGGAGACTCCCAGGTGCCAGGTGACTGTGAAAGACTCACGTTCCCAGCCCTACCCAGCCGAGACTCttcagaagaagaggaggaactgGAGATGGATGAACGGGGCCCTTCCCCACTCCATGTCCTAGAGGGACTTGAGATTTCCAGTGCAACTGAAGTTCCCGACATTCCTGGCCTTATCAAAAGTCCTGCTGTGCTCAACCTCCCTGAAATTTCCAGCCTTTCTGAAATTCCCCCAATTCCCCGCCTTCCCAGTCTCTCTGACGTTTCCAGTGTTTTTGAAATGCCCTGCCTTCCAGCCATACCTAGTGTCCCTGACACTCCTGGTCTTAAGCCGGATGAGACTCTAGCTGCCAGGGAAAAAGTACTCTCTGGAGGCAGTTCTGGAAAACTGGGAGAGCCCTCCTCAGGaggaagggcagggcaggaggaggaggaggaggaggaggaggagggggaagacagAGTATCATTTCCAGATTTCCAGCCCCAGGATGGCACCCAAGATCAGGGAGTACAGGATGAGCTGGAATTCCGTTCTTGCTCAGAAATCCGGAGCAGCTGGCAGGCTTTGGATCAGGGGCAGTTAGCCCAGCCGGGTTTCCCAGAGCCACTGCTGATTCTGGAAGATTCAGATCTGAGTGGAGGCGGTGGGAATGGGAAACCTGGAGCCCCCAGTGTGGAGCGGGCTGCGTCCCGAGTGCGAGAGTTAGCCCGGCTTTACAGCGAGCGGATCCAGCAGATGCAGCGGGCTGAGACCCGGGCGTCAGCCAATGCCCCACGCCGCCGACCGCGGGCTCTGGCCCAACCCCAGCTGTCCCCCTGCCTGTCTCATGAGCAGGCTAAACCAG GGTCCctgcctgcatttggacatgtgCTAGTTTGTGAGCTGGCCTTCCCACTGACCTTGGCCCAGGAATCTGTCCCTCTGGGACCTGCTGCCCATGTTCAAGCTGCTGCACCCCTATATAAGCAGGGAGGCTGCCTGGGTGGCCAGGGTCTAGATGTTTCCAGTTTGCCTGAGCAAGACCATCCGGGCATCCAGATTCCAGGTGCTCCCACTTTGCCTGAGCAAGGCTTCTGGAACTTCCAGCTTCCAGCCACCACACCTTTGCCCAAGCAGGAAGGCCCCCTACATGTACAGGTTGCAGCTGTTACAACTCTGCCTGATCATGAGGGCCACCTGGAAATGCAAGTTCCAGTTACCACTCCTTTGCCTGAGCAGAGAGGCCATGGGGATACACAGCTTCCAGCCACCACCTTTTGTCCTCTGCAAGGATGCCAGATTGACACCCAGGTCCCAACCAGCCCAGCTTTACCGAAGCAGGGAAGTTGTTCTAATGTCACGGTTTTAGCTACCAGCCCTTTGCCTAAGCAAGAAGGCCGCCTAGACTGCCAGAGCCCAGCCAATACCCCATTAACTAATGAAGTTGGTTCCAGGGATGTCCTGTCCCCAGCCACTATCTGCGGCCAAGCCATCAACCCTTCGCTTCTGCATGGAAGCAGCCTAGACCATCAGATCCCAGCCAACACTCCATCACCCTTGGAACACAACCTCCCAGACATTCGGGTTCTGGGTACCTCACCTTTGCCTGCATGTGGAGACCACCTAGACCATCAGATCCCAGCCAACACTCCATCGCCCTTGGAACACAACCTCCCAGACATTCAGGTTCTGGGTACCTCACCTTTGCCTGCATGTGGAGACCACCTAGACCATCAGATCCCAGCCAACACTCCATTGTCTTTGCCCCAGGACCTCTCAGACACTCAGGCTCCAGCTGCCACAGCTTTGCCCCCACCCCAAGGCATCATGGACATGCAGATCCCAGCACTCCCACCTTCGCAGAAGCAGGAAGGCCTGCCAGACATCCAGGATCCGATTGATGTGCCTTTGCTTCGGGAGCAAAGTCTCACAGCCCTCCACGTCCCAAAACCTGCGCCTTTGTTGGAGCAGAAGAGCCTCATAGACATCCATGTTCCAGCTGCCACACCTCTGCCTGAGCAAGAAGGCTCTTGGGACATTCAAGGCTTGTCATGCACCCCAGTTCAGACCACAGTGGTTTTGTCCAAATCAGGAGGCCACTCAGTATCTCCTGTTGCCAGGTCAGAGTCTTCAGATTTGACTCCGCCCCAAAGTCCCCCACTCCCAACCCGTCAGCTCCTGGGTCCTAATGCAGCTGCTCTCTCAAGATACCTGGCTGCCTCATACATCAGCCAGAGCCTAGCTCGGAGGCAAGGGCCTGGGGGAGACACCCTCCCAGCCTCACGAGGTGCCTGGTCTTCTTCTGCCCCCACATCCCGGGCACCTTCACCACCACCCCAGCCCCAACCCCCACCACCTCCAGCCAGAAGGCTCAGCTATGCCACCACAGTCAACATCCATGTTGGGGGTGGTGGGCGGCTGCAGCCAGCCAAGGCCCAGGTCAGGTTGAACCACCCTTCTCTATTGGCCTCCACCCAGGAACCTGTGGGCTTTCGCAGGGTCCAGGGGGCTCCTGATGCCCCTTTTCATATGTGA
- the PLEKHG2 gene encoding pleckstrin homology domain-containing family G member 2 isoform X2, which yields MPEEAGGLNLSKPSPRFGPGRRGEVCDCAAVCSTQTAASTTPAMASPRGSGSSTSLSTVGSEGDLAPGPTPACSASRPEPLPGPPIRLHLSPVGTSGSVKPSRLERVAREIVETERAYVRDLRSIVEDYLGPLLDGGVLGLSTEQVGMLFANIEDIYEFSSELLEDLEGSSTAQGIAECFVQRSEDFDIYTLYCMNYPSSLALLRELSLSPPAALWLQQRQARLHHSLPLQSFLLKPVQRILKYHLLLQELGKHWTEGPGTEGREMVEEAIVSMTAVAWYINDMKRKQEHAARLQEVQRRLGGWTGPELSAFGELVLEGSFRGGGGGGPRLRGGERLLFLFSRMLLVAKRRGPEYTYKGHIFCCNLSVSESPRDPLGFKVADLTIPKHRHLLQAKNQEEKRLWIHCLQRLFFENHPASIPAKAKQVLLENSLHCAPKSKPIPEPVTPPLGSPRPREARNFTPGRRNTAPSPGPSTIHRGRRQSEPVKDPYVVFPQNAKPRLKNAGSEGELYPHIQPQPPGPASEPPEDLEDTGPPTLDSSGTSITEEILELLNQRGLQDVGCPLQPSPHDIPKFPGDSQVPGDCERLTFPALPSRDSSEEEEELEMDERGPSPLHVLEGLEISSATEVPDIPGLIKSPAVLNLPEISSLSEIPPIPRLPSLSDVSSVFEMPCLPAIPSVPDTPGLKPDETLAAREKVLSGGSSGKLGEPSSGGRAGQEEEEEEEEEGEDRVSFPDFQPQDGTQDQGVQDELEFRSCSEIRSSWQALDQGQLAQPGFPEPLLILEDSDLSGGGGNGKPGAPSVERAASRVRELARLYSERIQQMQRAETRASANAPRRRPRALAQPQLSPCLSHEQAKPGSLPAFGHVLVCELAFPLTLAQESVPLGPAAHVQAAAPLYKQGGCLGGQGLDVSSLPEQDHPGIQIPGAPTLPEQGFWNFQLPATTPLPKQEGPLHVQVAAVTTLPDHEGHLEMQVPVTTPLPEQRGHGDTQLPATTFCPLQGCQIDTQVPTSPALPKQGSCSNVTVLATSPLPKQEGRLDCQSPANTPLTNEVGSRDVLSPATICGQAINPSLLHGSSLDHQIPANTPSPLEHNLPDIRVLGTSPLPACGDHLDHQIPANTPSPLEHNLPDIQVLGTSPLPACGDHLDHQIPANTPLSLPQDLSDTQAPAATALPPPQGIMDMQIPALPPSQKQEGLPDIQDPIDVPLLREQSLTALHVPKPAPLLEQKSLIDIHVPAATPLPEQEGSWDIQGLSCTPVQTTVVLSKSGGHSVSPVARNLWAFAGSRGLLMPLFICEPGYRAS from the exons ATGCCAGAGGAAGCCGGTGGATTGAACCTGTCTAAACCCAGCCCTCGCTTTGGCCCCGGCCGCAGAGGCGAAGTGTGTGACTGTGCGGCTGTGTGTAGCACGCAGACAG CAGCCTCTACAACCCCTGCCATGGCCTCCCCCCGAGGTTCTGGGAGCTCCACATCGCTGAGCACAGTGGGCTCTGAGGGGGACCTGGCTCCAGGGCCTACTCCTGCCTGCTCAGCCTCCAGGCCAGAGCCACTTCCAGGGCCCCCCATCCGCCTGCATCTGTCTCCTGTGGGGACTTCTGGTTCGGTGAAACCCTCGAGGCTGGAGCGTGTGGCCCGTGAGATCGTGGAGACCGAGCGGGCCTATGTCCGGGACCTCCGCAGCATTGTGGAG GATTACCTGGGCCCCCTGCTGGACGGCGGTGTGCTGGGGCTGAGCACGGAGCAGGTGGGCATGCTGTTCGCCAACATCGAGGACATCTACGAGTTCAGCAG tGAGCTCCTGGAGGACCTGGAGGGCAGCAGTACTGCCCAGGGCATTGCAGAGTGCTTTGTGCAGAGG AGTGAGGATTTTGACATCTATACTTTGTACTGCATGAACTACCCAAG CTCCCTGGCCCTGCTCCGAGAGCTGTCGCTGTCTCCACCAGCAGCCCTGTGGCTGCAACAGCGCCAGGCCCGGCTCCACCACTCGCTGCCTCTGCAGAGCTTCCTGCTGAAACCTGTTCAGCGCATCCTCAAGTACCATCTGTTGCTGCAG GAGCTAGGCAAGCACTGGACAGAGGGCCCAGGGACTGAGGGCCGCGAGATGGTGGAGGAGGCCATTGTGTCCATGACAGCAGTTGCCTGGTACATCAATGACATGAAACGCAAGCAGGAGCATGCTGCACGCCTGCAG GAAGTACAGCGGCGGCTGGGTGGCTGGACTGGCCCAGAGCTCAGCGCGTTTGGGGAGCTGGTGCTGGAAGGCTCATTCCGAGGCGGTGGAGGGGGAGGCCCCCGACTTCGAGGGGGTGAGCGGCTGCTCTTCTTGTTCTCACGGATGCTGCTTGTGGCCAAGCGCCGGGGGCCGGAATATACCTACAAGGGTCACATCTTT TGCTGCAACCTGAGTGTGAGTGAGAGCCCTCGTGACCCTCTAGGCTTCAAGGTGGCCGATCTAACCATTCCCAAGCACAGGCACCTGCTCCAG GCCAAGAACCAAGAAGAGAAGAGGCTGTGGATTCACTGTCTCCAGCGCCTTTTTTTTGAGAACCACCCTGCCTCCATCCCGGCCAAG GCAAAACAAGTTCTCCTTGAAAACAGCCTGCACT GTGCTCCTAAAAGTAAGCCAATTCCAGAGCCCGTGACACCCCCTCTTGGGTCTCCCCGACCTCGAGAGGCTAGGAATTTCACCCCTGGACGAAGGAACACAG CTCCGTCTCCAGGCCCCTCCACTATCCACCGAGGCCGTAGACAGTCTG AGCCAGTGAAGGACCCTTATGTCGTGTTTCCACAGAATG CTAAACCGAGGCTCAAG AATGCTGGCAGTGAGGGGGAGCTCTACCCCCACATACAGCCTCAGCCACCAGGTCCAGCTTCTGAACCCCCTGAGGACTTGGAGGATACTGGACCCCCCACGCTGGACTCCTCTGGGACCTCAATCACTGAAGAAATCCTGGAATTGCTGAACCAAAGAGGCCTTCAGGATGTGGGG TGCCCACTACAGCCATCCCCCCACGACATTCCCAAGTTCCCAGGAGACTCCCAGGTGCCAGGTGACTGTGAAAGACTCACGTTCCCAGCCCTACCCAGCCGAGACTCttcagaagaagaggaggaactgGAGATGGATGAACGGGGCCCTTCCCCACTCCATGTCCTAGAGGGACTTGAGATTTCCAGTGCAACTGAAGTTCCCGACATTCCTGGCCTTATCAAAAGTCCTGCTGTGCTCAACCTCCCTGAAATTTCCAGCCTTTCTGAAATTCCCCCAATTCCCCGCCTTCCCAGTCTCTCTGACGTTTCCAGTGTTTTTGAAATGCCCTGCCTTCCAGCCATACCTAGTGTCCCTGACACTCCTGGTCTTAAGCCGGATGAGACTCTAGCTGCCAGGGAAAAAGTACTCTCTGGAGGCAGTTCTGGAAAACTGGGAGAGCCCTCCTCAGGaggaagggcagggcaggaggaggaggaggaggaggaggaggagggggaagacagAGTATCATTTCCAGATTTCCAGCCCCAGGATGGCACCCAAGATCAGGGAGTACAGGATGAGCTGGAATTCCGTTCTTGCTCAGAAATCCGGAGCAGCTGGCAGGCTTTGGATCAGGGGCAGTTAGCCCAGCCGGGTTTCCCAGAGCCACTGCTGATTCTGGAAGATTCAGATCTGAGTGGAGGCGGTGGGAATGGGAAACCTGGAGCCCCCAGTGTGGAGCGGGCTGCGTCCCGAGTGCGAGAGTTAGCCCGGCTTTACAGCGAGCGGATCCAGCAGATGCAGCGGGCTGAGACCCGGGCGTCAGCCAATGCCCCACGCCGCCGACCGCGGGCTCTGGCCCAACCCCAGCTGTCCCCCTGCCTGTCTCATGAGCAGGCTAAACCAG GGTCCctgcctgcatttggacatgtgCTAGTTTGTGAGCTGGCCTTCCCACTGACCTTGGCCCAGGAATCTGTCCCTCTGGGACCTGCTGCCCATGTTCAAGCTGCTGCACCCCTATATAAGCAGGGAGGCTGCCTGGGTGGCCAGGGTCTAGATGTTTCCAGTTTGCCTGAGCAAGACCATCCGGGCATCCAGATTCCAGGTGCTCCCACTTTGCCTGAGCAAGGCTTCTGGAACTTCCAGCTTCCAGCCACCACACCTTTGCCCAAGCAGGAAGGCCCCCTACATGTACAGGTTGCAGCTGTTACAACTCTGCCTGATCATGAGGGCCACCTGGAAATGCAAGTTCCAGTTACCACTCCTTTGCCTGAGCAGAGAGGCCATGGGGATACACAGCTTCCAGCCACCACCTTTTGTCCTCTGCAAGGATGCCAGATTGACACCCAGGTCCCAACCAGCCCAGCTTTACCGAAGCAGGGAAGTTGTTCTAATGTCACGGTTTTAGCTACCAGCCCTTTGCCTAAGCAAGAAGGCCGCCTAGACTGCCAGAGCCCAGCCAATACCCCATTAACTAATGAAGTTGGTTCCAGGGATGTCCTGTCCCCAGCCACTATCTGCGGCCAAGCCATCAACCCTTCGCTTCTGCATGGAAGCAGCCTAGACCATCAGATCCCAGCCAACACTCCATCACCCTTGGAACACAACCTCCCAGACATTCGGGTTCTGGGTACCTCACCTTTGCCTGCATGTGGAGACCACCTAGACCATCAGATCCCAGCCAACACTCCATCGCCCTTGGAACACAACCTCCCAGACATTCAGGTTCTGGGTACCTCACCTTTGCCTGCATGTGGAGACCACCTAGACCATCAGATCCCAGCCAACACTCCATTGTCTTTGCCCCAGGACCTCTCAGACACTCAGGCTCCAGCTGCCACAGCTTTGCCCCCACCCCAAGGCATCATGGACATGCAGATCCCAGCACTCCCACCTTCGCAGAAGCAGGAAGGCCTGCCAGACATCCAGGATCCGATTGATGTGCCTTTGCTTCGGGAGCAAAGTCTCACAGCCCTCCACGTCCCAAAACCTGCGCCTTTGTTGGAGCAGAAGAGCCTCATAGACATCCATGTTCCAGCTGCCACACCTCTGCCTGAGCAAGAAGGCTCTTGGGACATTCAAGGCTTGTCATGCACCCCAGTTCAGACCACAGTGGTTTTGTCCAAATCAGGAGGCCACTCAGTATCTCCTGTTGCCAG GAACCTGTGGGCTTTCGCAGGGTCCAGGGGGCTCCTGATGCCCCTTTTCATATGTGAGCCAGGATATCGGGCTTCTTGA
- the RPS16 gene encoding small ribosomal subunit protein uS9, with product MPSKGPLQSVQVFGRKKTATAVAHCKRGNGLIKVNGRPLEMIEPRTLQYKLLEPVLLLGKERFAGVDIRVRVKGGGHVAQIYAIRQSISKALVAYYQKYVDEASKKEIKDILIQYDRTLLVADPRRCESKKFGGPGARARYQKSYR from the exons ATGCCATCCAAGGGTCCTCTGCAGTCCGTGCAGGTCTTCGGACGCAAG AAGACAGCCACGGCCGTGGCGCATTGCAAACGGGGCAATGGCCTCATCAAGGTGAACGGGCGGCCTCTGGAAATGATTGAGCCGCGCACGCTGCAATACAAG CTACTGGAACCTGTTCTGCTTCTGGGGAAGGAACGATTTGCTGGCGTGGACATTCGAGTCCGCGTGAAGGGTGGTGGTCATGTGGCTCAGATTTATG CAATCCGTCAGTCCATCTCCAAAGCCCTGGTGGCGTATTACCAGAAAT ATGTGGATGAGGCTTCCAAGAAGGAGATCAAGGACATCCTTATTCAGTATGACCGGACCCTACTGGTAGCTGATCCCCGTCGCTGTGAATCCAAAAAGTTTGGCGGTCCTGGTGCCCGTGCTCGCTACCAGAAATCCTACCGATAA
- the LOC136381036 gene encoding uncharacterized protein isoform X1: protein MVGGSGPEGGFFSLESSSKRVREGEKEGEGKKGALKPDLEGYTDNTAQERDWHTWRRKTKGPLEKRRSKERATHLVSQRWTQKTQASAIQRQRGQPSKRTTGLLATGTRESLRVGRVPMWPLWIILLLLRPSGGPGPPLCPREPFYFLVAIMKMLGNKNDGTLYAPDDLSVCPAETLGCFRLELSVIAFEEGPSVGTVVFRLQRLLDALGSQLWGTAQSPCPPCEEHPQRPVPLFLAKLLELLQEACAQHLPSS from the exons ATGGTGGGCGGATCGGGGCCAGAGGGAGGATTCTTCAGCCTAGAGTCCAGCTCCAAaagggtgagagagggagaaaaggagggggaggggaagaagggagcaCTAAAGCCTGACCTGGAGGGATACACAGATAACACAGCACAAGAGAGAGACTGGCACACATGGAGGAGAAAGACAAAAGGGCCACTGGAGAAGAGGAGGAGTAAAGAGAGAGCCACCCACCTGGTCAGTCAGAGATGGACCCAGAAAACACAAGCGTCAGCGATTCAAAGGCAAAGAGGCCAACCTTCAAAGAGAACAACAG GACTCCTGGCCACTGGGACCAGAGAAAGCCTAAGGGTGGGCAGAGTTCCCATGTGGCCTCTCTGGATCATTCTCCTGCTGTTAAGGCCTTCAGGGGGCCCAGGACCACCCCTCTGTCCTCGGGAGCCTTTCTACTTCCTGGTGGCCATCATGAAGATGCTG GGAAACAAAAATGATGGCACTCTCTACGCCCCAGATGATCTCTCG GTGTGTCCTGCTGAGACTCTAGGCTGCTTCCGACTGGAGCTGTCTGTGATTGCGTTTGAGGAGGGCCCATCTGTGGGGACTGTTGTGTTCCGGCTACAGCGCCTGCTGGATGCCCTGGGGTCCCAGCTGTGGGGGACAGCCCAGAGCCCTTGTCCACCTTGTGAAGAGCATCCCCAGAGACCTGTCCCTCTCTTCCTGGCCAAACTTTTAGAGTTGTTACAGGAGGCTTGTGCTCAGCACCTGCCCTCATCATGA
- the LOC136381036 gene encoding uncharacterized protein isoform X2, producing MWPLWIILLLLRPSGGPGPPLCPREPFYFLVAIMKMLGNKNDGTLYAPDDLSVCPAETLGCFRLELSVIAFEEGPSVGTVVFRLQRLLDALGSQLWGTAQSPCPPCEEHPQRPVPLFLAKLLELLQEACAQHLPSS from the exons ATGTGGCCTCTCTGGATCATTCTCCTGCTGTTAAGGCCTTCAGGGGGCCCAGGACCACCCCTCTGTCCTCGGGAGCCTTTCTACTTCCTGGTGGCCATCATGAAGATGCTG GGAAACAAAAATGATGGCACTCTCTACGCCCCAGATGATCTCTCG GTGTGTCCTGCTGAGACTCTAGGCTGCTTCCGACTGGAGCTGTCTGTGATTGCGTTTGAGGAGGGCCCATCTGTGGGGACTGTTGTGTTCCGGCTACAGCGCCTGCTGGATGCCCTGGGGTCCCAGCTGTGGGGGACAGCCCAGAGCCCTTGTCCACCTTGTGAAGAGCATCCCCAGAGACCTGTCCCTCTCTTCCTGGCCAAACTTTTAGAGTTGTTACAGGAGGCTTGTGCTCAGCACCTGCCCTCATCATGA